gaaataaagaagTTTCTTGGATTACTGATATTGGTGGGTCAAACCAGAAAATATCGTAGGTGATTGTTACATCATTGTTTGTCatacgaaaaagaaatattaaaagttgaataataaataaaatttattaaagtttatttatattgttttacttCCACATccaattacgaaataatagcCGATGACATGAGGTAAATTCTCAGTAAAATTGCCGGTCGAAAATGTGTTACCTACTGAATTTAGTTTTAGAAATCTCTCATGGGATAAAGTCATAGAGTGCGTAACTAAATACAAGCAACGACAAATATTCACGTCGAACGTATCGAAATAAAGTTTTTGTTTGACGTATATACTCGTCAAACGCAGTTACCTGGTTAATTggttaaatacaaatattgacaaaattaaaatatttaagttcACAAAGTTAAACtcaaacattaaaattaaataattggtGAAACTGTAGAAACACTGGCCACCCTccaatttcgataatttctaGATATGCTATGGAAgtcgatatttttaacaacTTTTTGCTGTATATATAAGGGCTGAAAACGCttagtttccgagatattcgcGAAAAACCGCCGGTACCACTACACtggtttaaaatattaatttaatatttgtatgttgtatatcctatacATAATAtcctatatttaatttactcgaacaagaagagctTCATCCATATTTCGACGACGAGGCTTCCGCGGAAGTATACCCGTCACATAAATATGGGTGACGCGGTGCTCGAAGCGAAAGGGTTAAGAAATATGTACGTGTGGCTGACGAGTCGATGCATGATGCCTCGCGGCGCGTGTAGCACGATAAACAAATCTTAGAATCATCTAGCCACGGGGAAGGTGACTTAGCACTTACCCCAGAAACACGAAAGAGGAAAGTCACCTCGACCAGactttttacatataaatttcaatataaaatttttcaattcaatCTGTTAAATTGAAATGTTAAAACTAAATAATGTCAAATTTCAAACGGTAAGGTTTCaagcataaaaatatttttaccattttttcgAGCATGGACTCGCGTTACCTTTTTGGTAAATAGCAAACGTCTCACCCTTTTATGGACCATTGCCCATAGTCCATTGtaaaacaataacattgaCGATAAAATTTTCCTTTTGAAAGAGATACCATTTTATGGTACCGCGTATGGCTCAACCAATTGATCAAATAACAACGCCCCGTTGACATCGCACCGAACGTGTCCAACCAATCACACTCGATAATCGGTCCGTGGCTATCATTCTCGTGTACATTTACGTGAAAACGCTGTAAAATTATACGCCATTAAACGAACAACGTTTTATGCAAATGTCCTATGGAATTCAAACGGGatttgttaattaatcgaCTGCAAACGAGCTTAAATGGCGCTCAGGAAATACAATAAACTACATGCAACCGCTTCCGATTGCGGAATTCATAATGAATACCGAGTTTCCGAGCGTTTCACAAGTCTTCAGGTTTAAAGAGAAGTGTTCCACACTATTCCACGTAACGTCATTTATTCTAACTTGATGTTATGAATGATTATTGCGCCCAAGACAAATCATAAGTGGCTCTTGGATGATTTATTATAAGAGAATTATAACAGACGATGTTTTGACAAGCTAATTGGACTAGCTAATTGAGATGTTTTTTCCATTCATCTCCGTTTATTCTGAATTAAGTTACAGAGACAGGTGATTTACTCTTTGACTAAGCAAAAGTGAAGTGCctaacacgttgactgccacgcgtgttttcaagaaaatctcCATCAGGTCACGCGTGCCGCAGTACCAAGCGTTCTCTGCTAGATACTcccatcgatattttaataatgcgAGTGGCTCAAGTGGTGGTCTCAGGAATAGTCTCTCGTTTCGTTTGTTCGCAATATTAAAACCACTAGCTGTTGTCGAATATAATGAAGAAAAGTGTGGTATAGATTATTCCGACCAAGTGGTTTCTTATGCCACcaaaattagaaaaggaaTCAAATGGTACAGAAAACTTGGCGTCCAACTCCTTCTAGGAATTTCTGTTGTAACGCTTTGACGGTTTATAAAATTGCAACAaggaagaatataaatattagaatatttagaaaattattagggTTGtccgaaaatacaaaaaatcctTGTCTTTGACGGAGTCAGCATAATATCGCAAAATAATAGAAGCATTAGATGCGCATACAGATAAAATATGTTATGCAAATAAAAGACGTCGAATGGACCGAACAAAGACACGAAGAATTTAAAGAGAACAACAACTTATTGTCCAAATTGTCCCGACCAACCTCAGCAATGTATAGAATGCTTTAAAGTTttacattctaaataatttttttaataaaccattttcgtattacttttataacaagtcaatagttttattatttcctctgGAATATCTTTTCGAATACCTACGACGATCCTTCGCAAGTAGTCAAATAAGCGACACCCGAATATGGGTTGCGCGGCTCTACCAGAAACTTCGCTGACACCCGAATACGGGTCTCAtggcagtcaacgtgttaaagcgtttggaagaaatttttatcagCAAATTTATGGTATGGAAAATAACTCTTTTTCAATTATCGAACCATCGCTCAAATATCCAAGAAATAGGTGGTGAGAAAAGACACGAATATTTTCAGGAGCAGATACGAGCTGAACTAATATTACTTTTCAATATGAATAATTCTACTgcagttaaaaatattacaggaCATTGATTCTCTTATTTGATATACAACTGCAAAATATAGcctacaaattatattttgtcaatttactaacaatattaatacgaTAAATTTGTAGCGGGACATGAGCCAGAGAACAATCCAAAccatgttgttgttttgcctgggagtatcaatatcgttaggaagcacgtaatggaataataaataaactccaggcaaccgtcgaacaaagacgaattttgaattttcccaCTCTCGTAAGAGTTACCAGTTCAGTTATCTATCAGTTATCAATTAGACGCGCGAATCAGTATCTACGAGTATCGATCAGTTATCAACGAGTTACTAGCGATCTTACGAGCGATTTACACTGTCTTTAGCGAATCCGTTAGTACGAGCGTATCGGCCAATAGTctctgtatatttatttatttatttattattttaaatatacttgacGGTTTCAACAAGGAGCAATCTCGTTTTATAAATCTTACGATCAACCACCCTCTACACAAGTCCTGTACAAATTATCGTGTAAAAAATCCCTggtcatttctttctttttttttttattatttaatttgcactttacaatttgtccagctgggcatttggaaaatttttctaacttaattgctaaataacatgtgaatAGCTACCCCCAGTGGgttaccatcttcgagtttgactatcttatttatttggtgaggtcagtggggtgttttTTTTTAGTCTTTGAACGTTTCATATTGCCATTAGATCTACAGTGGCTTGGATATCGCACAAATTCATTCGATATTTTCCTGTCGTATCGATAGGCAATGCTCCTTTTCGCTGTTGGCTGTTACTGTCGCCGGAATCGGCTTTGAAATACGTATTCTGTGGAATATGAATTCATCTAAGATCTTTAGCGACCGTTTTTCTCCTTCTCCGTTCCCCATCTTCCTTTCTGTTTGATCTTCTCGTTTTCGCCTTGCTTGCTTTTTCCTCAGCTGATTACGATGCGAAAAGTTGTTTACATTTTATGGCCAGTTACACCGCGAAGATACAAACGAATCATGTTTGCAATTGTAATCGTTCTCGCTCACAGCTCCATTTTCCAATCGTTTCCTGATCAAACGACACTTTTACAGATCTTTTGAGACGCTTGTAGAGATTGAGAACGCAAGATTTCTTTGAGTTCTGAAGTATGTAATTGAGTTATTACTTTAACTCAATCTTTGAAATTCAAGTTTGAGAGGCCAAATTTATATAACTCATTTATTTACAagtttataaacatttataaatattaaattgtattcTTTGTCAAATATTAATCACATTAAAAAGATTTGGTTAAAGTTTTACTTGAAAAAATCACATTTCATATGCACCGACCTAACATTACAATCATGCAGTTTCACAAAATTTCTTGAGAAACATTAGCGAAAAATATCATCGTCGTATCATCAAAATcatatcaaaaatatcaaaaatatcagGATGCAAAGGTCTCTGCAATATGAAATTCCGAGTCTTTCAAGACTTTTTAGACTTTTTGAAATCAGAaactttctactttttctagGACACCGGAAGTGCTCCCGACTACTCGATAAGAATTCTAGAACGAAATAAATAGGATACTGTTTCAAGAATGTCTTTCCAAGAAGAATACGCCAACATATATTTCAATGATAGTGAAATAGTGGTTCTTGAAAGATAGCAAGAATTATAGTTTGgctttctattattattttctttttgtcctTATATGAATCTCTATAACACTTTCTAATCTAACATAGTGGAACAAATTCGAATAGCTGTGATCGTAACATACGATCGTAATCCGTTATCGTTACTCTATATtccaaattctattttcgGTACATCTCCAATTTTGAAAATCGGTCAGCCATTAAAAACGAGCGTTGGATTAATGCAACATTTCACTATATCAACTTcggaaaaggaggaaaatatttatgtttcagCATGTAtacacatttttaatttttttttttttttatgtatgttcCATAATTTCTCCGAAACGGCTTGACCAATCGGGATGATTTATTATGCATGTTGTAGGGTATGTTTTCCGGTTGGTCcagttaaaaagaattttttgatTTAGTCAtcgtaaacaatttttttttttttttttttaaccaatATTCTCGCACCGATCTCGTGTATGTTTGGTGGTTTCTTCGAAACCGTTTGACCAATCAAAACGATTCTTTTTGCATCTCGTAGAGCATGTTGCCCCACTGAtccatttacaaaattttattgcatttgctttttgtatactattttttgcaaaattccaatttttatgtatGTTTGTCGATTATTCAGGATTGGATTGAGCTATCAGAATGAGACCTTTTGCATCTTCCAGGAGTAATCTCCTGCTCGGTtccgtttgaaaaatttctcaatttcaagTTCATTGTTAACTATTCGCAATTGCAAGAAATTTGTTGCTCATCAGTTTCATTTAATTCAGTGATTTCTCTGTGAATGACTGATATTTCTCTGACTGATATCGATATGATTACAAAGCAGCAGCCTGGGCGAGTGCTTTGAAATTGCATTTCTCAGTATAATCTTCAACTCGTGTTTGCAACGCATGAAACGTCGTTCTGTGGATTCATTTTCGGTCATAAGCCTATTTCCTTTGCAAAATGATATACGAcgtactattaagttataaaaatGTCCTTCTCTATCACTGGTCAaggtattaggttgtccaaaaagtgcctttcgcaaacgtgttttacACAACAGTgtaccttcgtacaaacgtgaaaccaagtctgtggaatgtcgcggtgtttatctcaacagaacaaaatggaccATATCTAATccaataaaatagtataaaacagaaattgtcgttcatctattatcatcttataaaacaaaagaaactttccggacaacctaatagatcAAAATCAAAGAGATACATTTTCCACGGCCTAATTCaatcaacaatttttatttattccaacATAGATAATACAGGCTCACTAAGCACACGTGAAAAGCAGAATGACaatacaacagtgcacctccgtacaaacgtgaaacaaagtctgtgaaatgtcatggtgtttatctcaacagaacaaaatggatcgtacgtaattcgacaaaataatataaaacaagaaacgTTGTGAGTCTGTTacttcctcataaaacgaaagaaacttttcgaataaCCTAATATAATATCGATGGCGAAATACAAATGGTTTATTCCTTGTTCCCATGCGCATACAGCCCAtatcatttttcaataattaataataattaagaattGGAATAAGTAATAAATGGATAGGAATAAATGACCGCCCtattaataacaatgaaaACCATTTTACACTGACCCTGTAACATCGATCGCTTCactaaaaaatgtgaaataaaagatttttttttatttgaatgtattttacaattaattctcattgagaattataagtaaattgaaagattttttgccaaaaaatattatcgatttTGAGAAAAGCTCTAAAAGagtaatttctatttcatttgttCTTTATTGTTTGACTATTTCATATCAGGCATATTAATTGTATCGCAATCTTTTTGAAGACGGTGCAAAATTAGAAATAGGACTAATATTCAGtctatttccatttttaaCTGCATaccattaaaaattgtaacgaTTGGATTTATGTGCAATCTTCTgtaaagtatttattattataaatttaatttatcttaacAAAACAACGTGCGAATTATTTCCATTACTTTAATTGCAAAATGCATTTGCATGAAATTCCGCTATTTTACTTCAACAGCATTATGTTTACTCAATctatatacattattttatcacTTGATCTTTATTGGCTTAacgaaatacagaaataaaaaggacAAACCACGAGGAAAATTCTAACGAGTGGAACATTTCTACCTGCGTTCtcggtataacgatattttccccttcattcgattttataattgtatgcAACGAATGTTATAGAGCTGTGAAAGGGAAATTTAGCTAGCGGAAAAGCACGAAATCGATCCACGTTCTCGCCACTCCATCTCGCTTCATCATCGCGGGACCTTTTTATCGTGCGACACGgagatcataaaaatataacaagacCGTTGCAGCCGGTTTTTCATCATGACATCGCCCATCCTATTTCGCAAGTTGCATCAGCAGCCACCGCTACGGTTGCCGTCTCGTAAAAGCAACGGAATAATAAAGGTACCCCAAAGGGCAACGACAGTGACAGAGAGACGTGAAATAgataaattctcgctacgacaAAGCGGAACATTTTGGTTTACTAGcaaaatgagaaagaaaagtaaCCAAAAAGATCCGCGAATCGACGATCGAATTTTCTAACGTACATTCTACGTGAAAGCGAATATGTAAAATTCATACAacgttctatatttttctatttgtcagtttaaatattttttatatcttcgcTGAAATATCACTTCGTACCGTGCGGCGATAAAGATAAATCAACGTTTTCCCTTGTTTATCGTATTTCCTCCttaagtttctttctttatgaAACGTCagatatgtgtatgtatatgtgatacttataaagaagaaaggggagaatgaaacgtaaaatgaaaaaggagaaacaaattttacgtATGTATGTCTTTACGGAAAAAGCATCTCATCACAGGATAATAAAAGGAAATCAATGCTTCCCTTGTTTATCTTGTTTCTCCTGtatgtaacaaaatatatacagtCTGTCTAAAAAGTAATAGgacatattattttaattcattaattcaaACATTCAATGTGCATGAagatttaaacattaattttattcaagcTCTGTTTTtgcaacgatataacgttataaacggTCGAGCAATAAATGAATAGATTtttaggtatatatttttgaagtgACCTTGAGAATATCATTGCCATATAATGTCTGTTTGTACGGTTGCAATGTTTTCTCTACGAGTTATTCATTGGAATTTTGATTATACCAAGTGATTACAGAGAGTCGAATTAGACAAAAGAatgatatttgttttttattaaaaaaattcataaacaaTTGCTAGAATGAGCAAGTACATTATCACGTAAAAGAAATTAGACAGACTAACAGGTGCTATCTCTTTAATCGTTAATACCTAGATAGCAAATAATGTTTGATGCTCATAAAACATACTTTGATATGCAAACACAGCCtcaagatattaataaaaacattgCTAGATAACAATTACACAacaatttataagaaatatgacattatagaaaaatggccAAAGAAGAGTTACCAAAATACTCAGAAGGGAGGATGAAGTGAAAGGACAAAAAATATTAGCAAGATTCAGATATGGAAATGAGACCAAAGCAAGGGAATACTTGAaagaagagggagaaaaaagaTGCAGGCTatgtaaaaggaaagaagaagaccTGAGACACGTGATAGAAGAATGCGAAATAACGGGAGGGCCAAAGGATGCAGAAAAAATACTAAACGAGACTGGAGAGGGACTAATGGAATTGAAAACAATAATGGAGAAGAGAAGGGCAATACAAGACGGGGAGGAACGACAATAAGGAAGCACAGCAAGGAGGAATAACCCCAAAAGTTGCCATAGTTTTAGAGACGGAATATATAATGCAGTGCAATATAAGAAAGTAGATAAGAGGGGAGGTAGATATATaagaaaagagagatagaCAAGGAAAAGAGTTTAGATAGATATAAGGGAGGAGGCAATAAGGTGATAACGCCATAAGACTGATAGAATGTAAAAAGAGTTACAGGTAAACGAGATGTAAAACCGAAAACTCGTCCAAAGCAGAAAGGCACGgattaagtaaaaataataatgatataagaaaaatgtgaaaccATTATTTTTCAGATAAACCGTATTTACATAACCACAAAAAAGAAGATGGAAAACAGAAGatgaaaaaagggaaattacCTCCTTGTTACCAAGCATGCCGATTTTGCAGTCGAGCAGCATAGTGCTACCTATTCTGGCAGTGATGTTTATCTCCTGATCGCCGTCTTCGAAGTAAGGCCCGAACTTGCCAAAGGCGCTGTCGACGCTGGGCAGCACAAACTTCCTACCGGGCAATGGTCGCTGAGTGCTGCTAGGGTTAAGCTGATCGGGCTCCATCTCGGTTTTGATCGACGGTTTGATCTCGTAAAACGCCTTCGTCGACTTACCACCCGCCAACAGCAGGTTGTTCATCGGCCTGGAATGATCCTTCCTTGACTCCATGACGTTTCTTGGGTCTTCGTTATCTTGTTGTCGCTTGTCCGCGTCTTCTGCTTCTTTGCCAATTGCAGGTACTTGGAACGAGATCGCTCTTATGTCCTCGACGTTCTTCTGCTCGATCGGTTTCACCTCCGTGACGATAGTCTCACGGATTGACACGGTTGTAAACCTAATCGAGTTTCCTCTGCGAGATTTGTCCACGTTAGAACCATCTATTAACTCGTCCTCGTGCTCTACCACGTTCGACAGATCCTCGTCGTCTACCTGGACGCCGTGCAAGTAATCGTCATTCTTGGAACCAGGCGACCGGATCTCCAAAGGAACGATACTTGACGCGATTTCTGCTCGATTCGGTCGAGTCGACGAGACGAAATCATTGTTCGCGAGTTCCACTTTGTTTTCAGAACTGTTGCGCTCTGCCGACTTTGCGTCTGATCCCAATGGATTGTGTTGCGGCTCGTGAACATCGTTCTGTGACACCGTGACGGGTAACAGGTTACTTTGATCCCTTTGCAATTCCGCGACGCTACCTTCGTCCATTCGCGACATGTTCACGAGGTTCTCGTGATCGGTGGGGAAGCTATGGATAGTTTTGGTTACTGGAGTTTCGTTGTTAGTATCGTTGACGTGCACTCGAAACGCGACCGCGGCTAGATCGCTGGCGACGGTCTGGTTCGCGATCCTTTCGTCCTCCTGGATACGATGGTCCTCCTCGTCCACTCCGAAATGATTGATGCTGGGCTCGATGGCGCCGCTGTCCGCTTCTGCGACAAAGAAGTGAACCAGACAAGTTACACTAGAGAATCGTTTCGTTTCCGGAAATGGGAAAAGGGCGAGAGAGAGGATAATTCTTGTAACATTTGATACATTTCTTGATatttgatacaattttttaaatattccctATGTCAGTTACTACTGAACGATTGACGAAGGGAGTAGGTCAGAAGgtggaagaaaaaatattaggttgtccgaaaagtgtctttctctTACAGACACGTCCTTTACAACGAtgtatctttatacaaacatgaaatctAGTCTGtagaacgttgtgatctttattttgatagaacaaaatgattcgataaaattatataaaacggaaaattttGTGCATTCATTATTTCcttagaaaacgaaagaaacttttcggacgacctaatacatagatatttttaaacgaacgcatgataaaatttgtcaatGAAGTTGTTATATTTTTGCCACATGTTAGccacatatatttttcatattacgtatattatatgtgtaaactccctagagttcaAGTGTGATAGGGACTCTCTTTGTTTACGGACAGCacgactttctttgtttcacggacagcacaactttctttgtttcacggatagaacgactttctttgttttacGCACAGCTATTTTGAGAGACACTCATTTCCAAAACGGACGGACAAAGAGCAACATCAGAGATAGACAAGATCacagaagaaagaataattatttaaaacattgaagattgacggagaaagatcggtagctgaggacgttgaaaatcgattcttgaTTTTCAGATAGACATTGCacagaacttgttatttattatttactgttATCGATTGGTATTAATTGTTGTTTACTCCCGTATTTCATTTAAGTATTTTCAcaataaactcgattttcagacttcagaatcgatcacctgaattaCCCCGAGATTTACGACatcacatatgtatatcgtattattcgtaaatgtatatttttctaggcgagtagaaagaaataagaaaagggaagagaaaCCGCTGTGGGAAAATGTGTTGTTATGAAAAGGGGACTATATATTTGTGAATATACTTTGGAATAAAATACAAGAATTTTAATGTAGCGAAAAGATTAATCTAATTCATCAATAAACAAAGGTGCAAAACTTCCATCCATGGCTCTAACATCGATGGCATCCACGGTGCTGATGTTTCGTCGTATAAACAAATtaatcgttaaaatcgaaTGCATACGATTAGCGGTAGACTGATTCATCGTTGTAATCGAACGTTgtaatctttatcttgatagaacaaaatggattatacgtaattcgataaaataatataaaacggaaaatgtgcatccattatttccttataaaacgaaagaaacttttcggacgacctaatatgtATGTTAGATGCGAGGGTCTTCATGTTATTGAGCTATgttttttagatttatttttgaataagtatgtagcggcactcgacaacAAAGAACTTTCCAGCGGTTTCATCGGTACAAAATATACCATCGTAGACAGACTGTTTACGATAATTCGACGAAACATAAGCAAGAAAACGATGAAACGTAAGTCAAATACTCGGAAGCGCTTcgcaataaatgaaaataaatccagTCATATAATCTTCACGCTTAGAAAACAAACTTGCCCACAGGtaacgataaacaatataccTATGCCGGAtaaagagtcagtcagatatTTGAGCATGATTTTGAACAGAAGATTGACATGGAAACGACACACCGTAGAAAAATCCAAACAacaaatcaaaatttaaaaaattctactggctcattggcagacgttccaacttaaacacgcaaagtaaaCATTATACaaggccatattaaaacctgtttggacctatggaatccaattatggggaacagcgagtaattccaacatagaaatttttcaacgattgCAATCGAAAGCTCTAAAATTCTTAACACGTTTAACGCCCAGCGTGATTCTACTAAGTTTCCTGCAGCATCCAAATCCGACCACcggtacgcagaacgtaaaCAGAGTGACAAGCGGgaatttattgtttatcgccttcgatttattgtaaagaaaagattatttatttctggaatggagaaagcgataagctttCCAGCTAGAGCATTCCGAGGAATTTTatggcagatatctcagatctttcatttGGTCGAGAAACATACTTGTGAGATGTACATCAGTGGTTTGTACATCCTCCAAATGTtcagtaaacagcgtgaaaatatatttgaaaatgagGAGAGTAGTGATGACGAAGTCTACAACTACTGTTCAAAGTGgccaaaatttattattatttggctATTACCATGCGATATAGCATAATGTAATACTTCATccagaataattaataaaaagtatgctataatatgtttttaatatttttatgttgtatatcctttatataatatatgcttGGTGATGAGCCCCCACAGAAGTACACCCGTCACATAGATATGGGTAACGTGgtgacgaacgtgttaatagatgcaccttggtatgttaccaacgaaacaatacatcgcgaccttaagatacccacaatcaaagaagaaataaccaagttcagaaacagatacaatataaaagttaacaaccaccaaaacccattaattacccaattacttgacacgacggaccAGATCCACAGACTAAAAAGACAGTACCCTTTAGATTTCAGCATTctgattcaactagaatcaaacatactataaactcttataattcaagttacagtaccacgtcaaaataatttacttataattctcaatgagaattgattgtaaaattcatgcaaataaaaaaaaagaatacttGGAAGAAGGCGTACGTGGCGACGGTCGCGGACGGTTCCGAACACGTGcctagtggggatattgagaggcgacaaagaagaaacgaaatggatcaAGAGAAGGGTTGAGTTATGACCGAGAAACGTGATTGAGCAGTCGAAATCGagaattgttaataaatatattgtttaaaaaacgCCGAGTATTTCTTTGGCACCCTACATGTCCTACTAAACCACCTCAAGTATCTAGaagaatcgaattattaaaagattcATCTATTCTTGTTAGCAAAGTAATATAAATCAAAATGTGtttctcaaattttatcatttcggTG
The nucleotide sequence above comes from Bombus fervidus isolate BK054 chromosome 6, iyBomFerv1, whole genome shotgun sequence. Encoded proteins:
- the LOC139988342 gene encoding uncharacterized protein isoform X2; amino-acid sequence: MNQSTANQADSGAIEPSINHFGVDEEDHRIQEDERIANQTVASDLAAVAFRVHVNDTNNETPVTKTIHSFPTDHENLVNMSRMDEGSVAELQRDQSNLLPVTVSQNDVHEPQHNPLGSDAKSAERNSSENKVELANNDFVSSTRPNRAEIASSIVPLEIRSPGSKNDDYLHGVQVDDEDLSNVVEHEDELIDGSNVDKSRRGNSIRFTTVSIRETIVTEVKPIEQKNVEDIRAISFQVPAIGKEAEDADKRQQDNEDPRNVMESRKDHSRPMNNLLLAGGKSTKAFYEIKPSIKTEMEPDQLNPSSTQRPLPGRKFVLPSVDSAFGKFGPYFEDGDQEINITARIGSTMLLDCKIGMLGNKEVTWVQQPSKDSFRLLTVGRILYSADQRISLNFRYPSNWRLQIQYATTRDSGLYKCQVATHPPLVKTINVVVTAPELTITDDSGRVVSKERHLKAGSVLKLRCEARDVIESLKESVIWTRGDETLTEDVSENRTTEILAGKEVLVIVSTLIVERASPRHAGNYSCVVPGKAKTTVAVHVLNGELPAAVHDGNGVSRAFLNLWLIHLTMSYVFCR
- the LOC139988342 gene encoding uncharacterized protein isoform X1, whose protein sequence is MTGRRMRPTASALGVIAIVSIMITAMPSEADSGAIEPSINHFGVDEEDHRIQEDERIANQTVASDLAAVAFRVHVNDTNNETPVTKTIHSFPTDHENLVNMSRMDEGSVAELQRDQSNLLPVTVSQNDVHEPQHNPLGSDAKSAERNSSENKVELANNDFVSSTRPNRAEIASSIVPLEIRSPGSKNDDYLHGVQVDDEDLSNVVEHEDELIDGSNVDKSRRGNSIRFTTVSIRETIVTEVKPIEQKNVEDIRAISFQVPAIGKEAEDADKRQQDNEDPRNVMESRKDHSRPMNNLLLAGGKSTKAFYEIKPSIKTEMEPDQLNPSSTQRPLPGRKFVLPSVDSAFGKFGPYFEDGDQEINITARIGSTMLLDCKIGMLGNKEVTWVQQPSKDSFRLLTVGRILYSADQRISLNFRYPSNWRLQIQYATTRDSGLYKCQVATHPPLVKTINVVVTAPELTITDDSGRVVSKERHLKAGSVLKLRCEARDVIESLKESVIWTRGDETLTEDVSENRTTEILAGKEVLVIVSTLIVERASPRHAGNYSCVVPGKAKTTVAVHVLNGELPAAVHDGNGVSRAFLNLWLIHLTMSYVFCR